The following DNA comes from Methanosarcina vacuolata Z-761.
GATTAATGACTTTCCCCTGAATCGACGTGTTCTCGTCAACACGGGGGTGCCTCAGTTCTGCCTTGTACTTGTGAGAAGGAGCTCTGTAGGTCGGAGTACCTCTACCCCTGTTTTGTGATATGATTCTTTTACCCATACATCACACCTCACATTAGTCCTATCCGGGTTGCAATCTCGTGTGCAGATTCAGGATCTTCGAATGTCAGGATTGCTTTTTTCGTGCCCTTCATGGTTGTCATGGTTCGCACGGCCTTTACCTTGAACCCGTACAGTTTTTCAACATCTTCTACGATCTGCTTTTTGTTTGACCTGGTATCCACGATAAACTGGAGCTTGTTTTCGTCAAGCAGCATCATCGCTTTTTCAGTAACAAAAGGATAATTAATGGAACTCATTGGAATGCACCTTCCAGTTTCTCAACTGCGGATTCTGTCCAGATAGTAAGGCGCCCTGCGTGAGTACCAGGTGCGAGCAGTTCGGCATTCAGTGAATCCACTGTTGCAACGTCTACTCCTGAGAGGTTTCTTGCGGCCTTCAGGATAGGCGCACTTTCTCCTGCAACAATAAGGATACTCTTTTTGTGCTTGTATTTTCTACCTCTAAGCTTTCCGCGGCCTGCCCTGATGTGTCTTCCGTATTTTGCCCTGAGCACGTCTTCGTAGACTCCGATAGCCTGCAGGAATTCTATTACCTGCTTTGTCTTATCCAGGTCTTCAAGAGCGTTTTCCGTAACAATCGGAAGCTCGGCTTCAAAGATATGGCCCCTCAGGCTTACGAGGGTCGGATCCCTGGTTGCTGCGATTGCGGAGCGGATTGCATAGCGGCGTTCTTTGGTGTTGACCTTTTCGCTTCTGTCAGCTTCCGGTTTTGGTGGGTGGGCTCTTCTTCCGCCTCTTG
Coding sequences within:
- the rpl4p gene encoding 50S ribosomal protein L4, which codes for MATAKTIDLTGKVVREIELPDVFDVDYRPDLIKKAVLAAQANRLQPYGPRLYAGMETSARGWGSGRGASHIPRLVNSSRAARVPHARGGRRAHPPKPEADRSEKVNTKERRYAIRSAIAATRDPTLVSLRGHIFEAELPIVTENALEDLDKTKQVIEFLQAIGVYEDVLRAKYGRHIRAGRGKLRGRKYKHKKSILIVAGESAPILKAARNLSGVDVATVDSLNAELLAPGTHAGRLTIWTESAVEKLEGAFQ
- a CDS encoding 50S ribosomal protein L23; this translates as MSSINYPFVTEKAMMLLDENKLQFIVDTRSNKKQIVEDVEKLYGFKVKAVRTMTTMKGTKKAILTFEDPESAHEIATRIGLM